A window from Candidatus Binatia bacterium encodes these proteins:
- a CDS encoding cobalamin-dependent protein (Presence of a B(12) (cobalamin)-binding domain implies dependence on cobalamin itself, in one of its several forms, or in some unusual lineages, dependence on a cobalamin-like analog.): protein GIVKAAVEEDVDVIGLSCHSWEYLEYVDELMGLLRERELELPVVVGGSVITAEDQRLLREKGVAAVFGPTAGVEDIPETIRRLAARHG, encoded by the coding sequence CGGCATCGTCAAGGCGGCCGTCGAAGAAGACGTCGACGTCATCGGCCTGAGTTGCCACTCATGGGAGTACTTGGAGTACGTCGACGAACTGATGGGACTCCTACGCGAGCGTGAGCTGGAGCTGCCCGTCGTCGTCGGCGGTTCGGTGATCACGGCGGAGGATCAACGCCTGCTGCGGGAAAAGGGCGTGGCTGCAGTCTTCGGTCCCACCGCGGGCGTCGAGGATATTCCCGAGACCATCAGACGCCTAGCCGCGCGTCACGGCTGA